Part of the Alphaproteobacteria bacterium genome is shown below.
TCATAAAACCTAATTTTATATAAATTAACTGCTTTAAGATTATCTTACACTCACTGTCAATTTTAATTTAGTCATTTCATTTGGTTATACATTTAAAATAACCTCCTTTAGAAAATTAACCAAATATTTAAATCTACGTCACTTGATTAATAGCTCAAATATTTTTTATGTAACCTTATCAAAAATAACTATAAATTATCTAAAGATATATTCATATGGCTTTTAAATTTTATGTAGTTTTTTAACTCTTTCTTTATTGATTTTCTTATAAAAAGCTTTAAACATATTTTTAATAAATCTTAAAATTATTATGCGTTTTACATTACACTTAATTGTTGCAGTTATATTTCTAAACAATCCCACTTTTGCTCGTGATCAAGTAAAAGCTGTAGGTTCATCAACAGTTTTTCCTTTTATTGCATCTGCATCTGAGGAGTTTAGCCGCAGAACTAGCAATAGAGCACCAATCATAGAGGCAACTGGAACGGGTGGTGGTTTTAAAATTTTTTGTCAAGGCATAGGTTCTGCTTATCCTGACTTATCTAACGCCTCCAGACCAATTAAAGCTAGTGAGATTAGCTTATGCGCTAAAAATGGGGTAAATAATATTGCAGAAATTCAAATCGGCTTTGACGGCATTATTATAGCTAATAAAATAAATCATCATAAATTTAACTTAAGTAGAACAGAATTATTTTTAGCATTAGCTAAAAATGTACCAATTAATGGTAGATTAGTTAAGAATCCTTATCATTACTGGAGTGACATTAACCCGAATTTACCTAAACAAAAAATCTATGTTTATGGCCCTCCTCCAACTTCTGGTACCAGAGATGCTTTTGTTGAATTAGTAATGCATAAATCTTGTGACAAATTTAGTGAATTTAAAACTCAATATCCAGATAAAAAAAAGCGTCATAAGATTTGCTCGATAATCAGAGAGGATGATAAATATGCTGAAGCTGGCGAAAATGATAATATTGTCATTAACAAATTAAATAATAATCCAAATGCATTAGGTATTTTTGGTTATTCTTTTTTAGAAGAAAATTTAGATAAGGTACAAGCTGCAAAAATTGATAATTTTTCTGCTAGTTTTGATAATATTTCAACTGGTCAATATCCTATTTCTCGATCTCTTTTTGTCTATGTAAAAACTGACAATTATCCAGCAACAAATTCTCTACAAGCCTTTATTGAAGAATTAATCAGTGAAAATGCTATTGGTGAATTTGGCTATTTAACTGAAAAAGGTCTAATTCCTTTACCAAAAAATGAACTTATAAAAACCCAAAACAGAATCAAAAAAACTTTTCTATAAATTAAACCTCTTAAACTTATCATCTTCCTATTCCTACTGTACTTTGGGCTGTCCCAGCGTTCTCCACTTGAACCGCTCCTCCCTGTTGCTGTGCTACACTTGCTTCACTCAAAGCTCCAACATTTTCTCCTTCCAATATTTCACTTAACCTTTCTGTACTTAAACTTCTATCTGAACTAGCTCCACTACTAAGTGAGCTTCTTTCAGGTTCAAATTTAGCACCACCATTGCTCTGTAGCATTGGATTTTCAATACCTACGCTACCGTTTTCAGGATATACTTTATCAAATCTAACTTCTTGAGATATATCGTCTTTGTTTATCATCTTTGAAACTACTGATTTAAACATTTGTAAATACTTTCGACTTGGTTGTTGTTCCGCTGGTTGCTGCTCTACTTGTTGCTGCTCTGCTGGTTGTTGCTGCGCTGGGCTCTCTTTCTTAAACAGATTCTTTACCACTTGTGCTAGACTTTCTGGTTTTTGTTGCGTTTCTGTAACTGGATCAGCAAATTTACGCTCACCAACTTCTGATTCTCTAGCTAATTTTGGTTCTGCATTAATTTCAGCTAACTTAGCTTTTGCGGTTTTATATTTTGTTAACTGTTCACTAAATGTAGATTGAGTTTTATCCTTCAATTGTGGCTTTGCTTGACTCCTACCATCAAGAAAATTATTTAATATTGCTGTTTGACTACCCTCTTTTAAACAACTCTGCATAATAGCTTGTGCTTGACTCATCTCGGCACTACAAGCTCCCTTATCATGTTCGTTTC
Proteins encoded:
- a CDS encoding phosphate ABC transporter substrate-binding protein, with translation MRFTLHLIVAVIFLNNPTFARDQVKAVGSSTVFPFIASASEEFSRRTSNRAPIIEATGTGGGFKIFCQGIGSAYPDLSNASRPIKASEISLCAKNGVNNIAEIQIGFDGIIIANKINHHKFNLSRTELFLALAKNVPINGRLVKNPYHYWSDINPNLPKQKIYVYGPPPTSGTRDAFVELVMHKSCDKFSEFKTQYPDKKKRHKICSIIREDDKYAEAGENDNIVINKLNNNPNALGIFGYSFLEENLDKVQAAKIDNFSASFDNISTGQYPISRSLFVYVKTDNYPATNSLQAFIEELISENAIGEFGYLTEKGLIPLPKNELIKTQNRIKKTFL